GCCAGGCCCTGTCCAATGTGGACGCGGCCCGCGCCAGCTTCTATCCCTCGTTGTCGCTGACCGGGACGCTGGGCGGTTCCAGCGACGCGTTGGGCATGGTGTTGCAGAATCCGGTGGCCTCGCTGGCCGGCAGCCTGACCTTGCCATTCCTGCAATGGAACCAGCGCCAGTTGAACCTGAAGATTTCCCGGACCGATTACGAGGAACGTGTGGTGGGCTTTCGCAAGTCGCTGTATCAGGCGATGGCGGATGTGGAAAACGCCTTGTCCAATCGAGGCCAGCTGCGTCAGCGCGGTGAGCAGCTGGAAGCCGCGCTGAGCGCCGCGCGCGAGGCCGAGCGCCTGTACGAGGTGCGCTATCGCGCGGGCTCGGTGGCCTTGCGGGCCTGGCTGGATGCCCAGGAGCGGCGCCGGACGGCGGAAATCGCCCGGGACGAGAACCGGCTGGACCGGCTGGTCAACCAGGTCAAGGTGTACCAGGCGCTGGGCGGCGACGACGCGCCGGCGGTGGATGCCGCCATTGCGCCGGCTTCTTCCAAGACGGCGCCGGCGCCGGGCGGCTAGCGCGACGCGGGTCCGGCGGCGGGGCGCTGGCCTGCCCTAAAATACCGCCCATGAACACGCCGCAATTTCCCGCCGCCTGCGATATCGAGCAGGCCGACGCCGACCGCCGCTTCGGCGGCCTTTCCCGCCTGTACGGGCCGGACGCGCCCGCCCGCCTGCGCGCCGCCCACGTCGCCGTGGCCGGCCTGGGCGGCGTCGGCTCGTGGACGGTGGAGGCGCTGGCGCGCTGCGGCGTCGGCGCGCTGACGCTGATCGACCTGGACCACATCGCCGAATCCAACGTCAACCGGCAGATCCATGCATTGACGCAGACGTTGGGCCAGTCCAAGGTCCAGGCCATGGCCGAGCGGGTTCAGGCCATCAATCCGCAATGCGTGCTGACCCTGGTCGACGATTTCGTCTCGCCCGAGAATGTGGCGCAGGTGCTGCCCGGCCCCTATACCGTCATCATCGATTGCACCGACCAGGCTGCGGCGAAGATCGCCATGATCCTGCAAGCGCGCGCGCTGGGCGCGCCCATGCTGCTGTGCGGCGGCGCGGGCGGCAAGACCGATCCGCTGGCGCTGCGCGCCGGCGACCTGTCGGCGGCGGTGAACGACGCGCTGCTGTCCAAGCTGCGCAACAAGCTGCGCAAGGAGCACGGCTTTGCGCGCGCGTCCGATCGCAACGGCAAGGCGCTCAAGCGGGTGCCGAAGATGGGTGTGCATGCGCTGTGGTTCGACCAGCCCGCCATCCTGCCCGACGCCTGGACCCGTCCGACCGAAGGCGAGGACGCGGTGGGCGCCGCCGGCCAGGCCATCGCGCCGCAGGGCCTGTCCTGCGCCGGCTACGGCTCGGTGGTCACGGTGACGGCGGCCATGGGCATGGCCGCCGCCAACGAGGCGCTGCGCCTGGCGCTGAGCGCGCCGGCGTCGGCCTAGCCTACAAGGCCACGAACACGATCCCGTCCTCGATCCGGACGGGGTAGGTGACCAGGTTTTCCCTCAGCGGCGAACACAGCGCGCGCCCGTCGCGCACGTCGAAGCGGCCCTGGTGCAGCGGGCATTCGATCTCGTGGCCCATGAGAAAGCCGTCGCACAGCCTGGCATTGCCGTGCGTACAGAGGTTGTCGGTGGCGTAGACCTCGCCGTCCACGCCGTACAGCGCGATTTCCCTGCCGCCGGCCGTCACGGCGATGACGTCTTCGTCCGGCACGTCGGCCCGCGCGAGGGCCCTGGTCCATTCTGTGCTCATGCGTTCTGGCTCCTGGTCAGATCGGATAGATGAGGGAGTTCGGAATCAGCTCGCTGTCGAAGATGCACAGGCGCGATTCGAATTTCAGGCCGTCCGGCGTGCGCCGGATCACGTCCTCGTAGCGCCCCACGTTGTAGACCGTGGTCAGCTGGTTCGGCTTGGTGCGGAACACGGCATAGCTGGCTTCGGACACGATGCGCCCGGCATCCACCGACAGCACGCGCGGCGCGCCGACCACATGGCGCTGGTAGTACGGGTCATGGAAGATGGTGTCGGTCGCGCCGTAGACGCGGTCCTTGAGCATGCCGCGGCTCTCGAAGGACATCGTCGCCAGCGGAAAACCCCGTTCGTGATTCTCGCGCGGCACCACTTTGTAGACGCAGTCCTCGACAAAGAAGTCGGGCCACTTGTCCCATTCCCCCGCGTCCAGCGCCGCTGCATAGTCGGCATAAAGCTGGCCGATCTGCCAGTACAAGCCAAAGTCAATCATGTTCAGTCATCCCCGGCGCAAAGCGCCACAAGGCAAGAAGAAACGCGCCCCACTCAGGCAATACCGTCCTCATCCGGGCAGCGCGGATCCGGCTCCGCCGGTCCGCAGCTGCGCCCCTGGGGGAAGCGCGCAGCGCTCGGGGGGGCCATCCTTTTTTTCCAGTATTGGTACATGCCGCGTATCAGCGTCTCGGTGACCATGTGCTCCGTGTTCTCGGCGGTCTTGCCGCCCAACTCCGCCACGCTGCGGTGCCAGGGCTTCTGCGCGAAGCCGGCCTGCGAGAACTCGATCACCTCGCCGTCGTCGGCAGACACGAAGCCGGCCGGGCCGAACAGATTGGCCTGACGCAGGCGCCGCCGCGTCATTTCCGGACTGTCCTCGGCGAAGCCGAAATGCGTCCAGACGAAGTCGAAGGCATCATGGCCGACGGGCTGGATGTGGCGGGTCGACAGGGAATTGACCTGCTGCTGGATGATGACGCTGGGGAACAGCGTCATCAGCACGGCGGTCGGCCCGTTCCACCAGGGCTCGGGCACGATGTCCAGGAAGCGGTCGTCGTTCAGCGACATCTGTTCCTTGAAGCTCGACACGCCGCTGGTGACGCTGCCCTTGCCGCCCTGGCCGCGCGTGGAGATCATCGCGGCGTGCCGAAAATGCCGGTCCATCTTCAGTTCCGAGCGGTTGTCGGCGCGCCACAGACCGAAGGTGACGAACCAGGTGTGCAGCAGGCCGGGGTGATAGGGATCCTTGATGTTCTCCTGCATCAGCTTCCAGTTGCCCGGGATGCGCTGGCGGCTGTAGCCATGGATCACCAGCTCGCGGCCATCGAAGACGCGGTCGAAGTAATGCAGGATGTCGGGTCCCAGGTAGTCCTCCAGCGGCTCGACCTCATGGTCGAATGACGCGAACACCACGCCGTTGCGGCAGGCCACCGCCAGCTTGGTCAGGCCGTGTTCCTCGGGCTTGAAGTCCGGCGGCATGCCGCCGTTGACCTTGCCGTCCTGCTTGACGCCGCGCCGGAACGGCACGCCGATCAGGTTGCCCTGCAGGTCGTAGTTCCATTGGTGATACGGGCAGACGAACTCGCTGCGGTTGCCGTGGCGCTCGCGGCAGAACTGCACGCCGCGATGCGCGCAGACGTTCTCCACCACGCGCACCTGTCCATCCTGGTCGCGCAGCAGGATGACTGAGCGTTCGCCCACGGCGGTGCGCTTGAAATCGCCGGGCTTGGGGATCTCGGCTTCCAGGCCGACATAACTCCAATGGCCCTGATAGAAAAAACGCTCCAGCTCGCGCTGGTGCAGGGCCGCGTCGGTGTAGACGGCGAAGGGAATGCGGTGGGCTCCCTCTTCGGGCCAGGACGGCGACGCGCCGGCCGGCGCGTCGCCGCCTGGACAGGCGGCCGCCTCGGGGCGGGCGGGGATGGCGGCGCTCATGGGCGCCTCCGGCCGCGGGGCGCGGCGATCGATGGCGTGGACATGCTTGTCTCCAGGTTGTCGCCGGCCATGGCGCGGCCGGGCGGCGCCGGCGCGTCGTGGCCGCCGGCTTGTTATCCGGGCATGATCCGGCAGTCCGGCAAATTAATAAATAGAATCTGGAAAATTAAACAGATCACCAGAATGAATATTGGTGGAGACATGCGCATGGACCTGAAAGACCTGGACCTGAACCTGCTGGTCGTCTTCAACGAGCTGCAGAAGCACGGCCGGGTGGCGGCTGTGGCGCAAAGCCTGGGCATCTCGCAGCCCGGCGTCAGCAACGCGCTGGGCCGGCTGCGCAAGCTGCTGGGCGACGAGCTGTTCCTGCGCACCGCGCGCGGCATGGTGCCCACGCCCTACGCGCAATTGCTGGCCCGGCCCATCGCCGACGCGCTGGGCGCGCTGCACAGCACGCTGAACGCGCGCGCGTCATTCGACCCGCGCGGCAGCGAGCGCGGCTTCGTGATCGGCGTCAACGACGTGGGTGAATCCTATTTCCTGCCCAGGCTGATGCGGACGCTGGAAGGCATGGCGCCGGGCGTCACCATCCGCACGGTGCGCACCACCTCGATGGATGTGAAGGACGAGATGGAGCGCGGCCGGGTGGACCTGGCGATGGGCTTCCTGCCGGCCTTGAAGGCTGGCTTCTTCCAGCGCCGGCTGTTTCGACAGCCCTATGTCTGCATCTTTCGTCACGATCATCTGCTGGCCCGCTCGGGCGTGTCGATCCGCCAGTTCCGCGCCGCCGAGCATGTGGCCATCGTGTCCGAGGGCACCGGCCATGGCGTGGTGGATGAGGTCATCGAGCGCGCCGGCATCCGGCGGCGGTTGCGGCTGACGGTGCCGCATTTCATGGCGGTGGGACCGGTGCTGCAGGCCACCGACATGATCGCCGTCGTGCCCCGGCGCTTCGCCGACTGCGCCTGCAAGCCCTTCGGGCTGGCCACCGCGCCCTGTCCCGTGAAGATCCCGGAGTCGGTCATCAATGTGTTCTGGCACGCGCGCAATCACCGCGATCCGGCCAACCAGTGGCTGCGGCAGGTGGTGGTGGACGAGTTCGCGGACCAGGGCGGCGCGGCCTGATGCCGGGGCCGGTGGACCGAGGCGGGCCGTGTACGACGGCGGGCATATCCGCCGTCTCGACAAAATTGTCAATTAGTCAACCCTGAACAATCCTTCGGAGCCCTATTTCGTGCGGCTCTTCTGGTAGAAGAGATGGCGTGAATTTGCCGGATTCGAGATGCTAGAAGCCCGATTTCCTGCAAATCTAGCCAAGGTGTAGATGAGTTAGTAGACGCCGGTAGCTCAGAGTGGGAAGCTGTTTGAATACCCGTTGCATGATCATATCAACCTGAAGTATCCGATCGTGCGATTGGGCGAGCTGCTCGACTGGCAGCGCATCGAGGCGGTGTGCTCGTCGAGTTTCACATCGAGCCGAGGCCGCCCGGCGACGGCGCCCAGGCCGATCGCCGGGCTGCTGTATTTGCAACACGCCTTCGACCTGTCGGACGAAGAGGTTGTGTGGGGGGGCTGGGTGGAAAATCCGTATTGGCAGGTATTCCCCGGCGAGACCTATTTGCAGACTGGGCCGCCGATCATTCCGTCGATCCTGGCGAGATGGCGCCAGAGACTGGGCGAGGCGAGCATGGAAGAGTTGCAGCCCGTCCCGGTGGCCGCAGCCAAGGATGGCGGGCTGTTGCGCGCGGCCATTGTCAAGACGGTGATTGTGGTGGGCACGACGGTCGCGCCCGAGTCGGTGGCGCATCCGACGGACTCGCGCGTGCTCGAGCATAGTCGCCAGCATCTGGTCAAGGCCGCGGCCGAGCACGGATTGAAGCTGCGTGTACGCGCTGCATGCGCCAGAGGTCGAGTAGTGCATCAGCAAGGGCAAGGCCAGAACGCCGTACGAGTTTGGGGTGAAAGTGTCGATCGCGACCACGCTCAAGGAAGGGTTCGTGGTTGGGGGCGCGCGCGATGCCGGGCAATCCGTATGATGGGCACGCGCTAGCCGACGCGCTGGAGCGGGCGGGTATCATTGCCAAAAGCCCGATCACCACGGCGGTCGTGGATCGCGGCTACCGTGGCGTCGAGGTGTCGGGCTTTCGGCTCCTGCGCTCAGGTCAGCGACGCGGTTTGACCCGAGAGGGCTCAAGGCGATGATCAAGCGGCGCAGAGCCATCGAACCGACGATCGGGCACATGAAGGCCGACGGCAAGCATGGCCGGAACTGGCTCACGGGCGCGCTGGGCGATGCGATCCACGCAGTGCTATGTGGTGCCGGCCACAACATCCGGCGGCTGCTGCGCCGGCTGAGGCTTTTCTACGCCTTGCTCCGGGTGTTGGGGATGGGCCGTCTGACGTGCCCCCGGAGATGTGCAGGTGCCTGACGGTATCACGGTTTCTAGCACGGGCACGATCAACTTCAACCACACGGCATCGAACTAATTGCTGGGGGGCCGCCTTGAACAACGCAGGGGTGGCCTCGAGTGGCGTCGTCAAGCAGATATCGGGCACGATGATCCTGACGGCCACCAATAGCTATTCCGGCGGTACGACCATGACCCGCGGCACGCTCTCGGTCTCGAAGGACGAGAGCCTGGGCGAGGCGGTCGGCGGGTTGGCCTTCAACGGTGGCACGTTGCAGGTGACGGGCAAGACAATGACGTCGATGGCTCGCGTCATCACGGTGGACGCGGCCGGAGTCGGCTTGGACATTGACGATGCCGCAAACACCCTGACCGTCGCAAAGCCTTTGCTGGGCATCGGACTTCTGACCAAGTCGGGCGAAGGCACGCTTGTATTGACCCAGTGAAAACCTGCTCACGTCATGATCGAGGTAGTTGACGATGAGCATGAAGATGGAAGACGACATCAAACGCTGGACGGCCAGCTCAGCATCGCCTCGCCATACGCCTCTTGAAGGTCCTTGAACTGACGCTCGTACTGCTCGCGCACGTCCTGGGGATTGGCCCGCAAGGCATTCTCCATGCCCCGCTTGCCATCGTCGACCCACTGTTCGACCTCTGAAGGCGACGGGTCGTATTGGCGGCTCGCCTCGGCGACGGTGGTCTTGCCTTGAATGATGTCCAACACCAGCGCGCTCTTGCGCTTGAGCGCGTGATCCGTACGCTCAAAGAACAATGCGCGCATCGGCATCGCTTCGCGACCATCCAGCACGCCAGCCGCGTTGTAGGCGACCGGATACGTTTTTACAATCATCGACGCCCGCACCAGGCGCTCGACATGAAGACCCCGGCTGAAGCGTTTGCACTAGCCGCATACCCTGAGCAGGTTCTGCTGAGTCAATATGGCGGGCGGCAGGGTTGAAAATCCAGAACTCTACGGTTATGATTCGGAATCATAACTTTTGAGCTATTGATTGGAACCTACTGCCAACGATCTGTTCGCCGCGTTGGGCGACCCGACCCGCCGGGCAATCTTTCAACGGCTTTCCCATGAGGGCGAGCAGACCGTCGGACGACTGACCGCGCATGCAGGCGTATCGCAGCCCGCCGTGTCCAAGCATGTGGCCGTCTTGCGACAGGCCGGGTTGGTGGAAGGGCGCCCTGATGGACGAGAAACCTATTACCGCGTTCGATCGGAGGGGCTCGCGCCCTTGATTGACTGGCTCGGTGTCTACGGCGTGTTCTGGCGGGATCGAATCGACGCGTTGTCGGACCTGCTGAACAGGATGGACACATGACTACACCGCGAGAGTTGCACAGCCTGGTCGTGGAGCGGAACCTTCGGCATCCGCCCGAAAAAGTGTGGCGTGCACTCACTCAATCGTGGTTGATCGAGGAGTGGCTGTTGGCCAACGACTTTGTGCCTGAGGTCGGTCACCGCTTTACATTGCGCGCGAAGCCGTTGCCCGGGTGGTCGGGTATCACGAATTGCCAGGTCATCGATGTGGAGCCGGAACGACTGCTCCGCTATCGCTGGGGTGATGGCACGGAATCCTCGAACGGGCTGAAGACGATTGTCACCTGGACCTTGACGCCGCATGAGGGAGGCACTTTGCTGCAGATGGAGCAGTCGGGCTTTCCGTCTCCGACCGCGCTCAGCTACGTGCGCCTCGGCTCGGCCTGGCCTCGTTTTCTGGACAAACTGGATCGGCTCATCGGCTAGTTCCGGCGGCTGAACATTGACCTTTCTTCTTCCCAATGGGGCCTGCTGGACGGCCGACCCCACGGGTAATGCTTGCCCGGCGCAAGCCATCGGTTTCGGCCGCACGGCCAAAGGAATAGCAGGTATGTCAACTGTCCGAATCGCAATCGTCTATCACAGCATGTATGGCCACACTGCCAGGCAGGCTGCTGCGGTGCGCGCCGGTGTAGAACGCATTCACGGTGCGGAAGCGCTTCTCTTGACCACCGAGGAGGCGCTGTCTCGCTGGGACGACTTAGCATTGGCGGAGGGCATCATCTTCGGCTCGCCCACCTACATGGCCAGCGTGTCGGCAGCATTCAAGACTTTTCAGGAGGCGACCTCGAATGCTGTCCTCGCCAAAGGCGCATGGAAAGACAAGGTCGCCGCAGGGTTTACAAACTCGGGCGCTCACGCGGGCGACAAACTTGCCACCTTGATCCAGATCGCGCTGTTTGCCGCCCAACACGGCATGCACTGGGTCAACCTCGCCCTGCCGCCTGCGAATAACTCCACCACGGGCTCGGACCAGGACTTGAATCGCCTGGGATTCTGGCTCGGTGCTGGGGCTCAATCCAATGTCGATCAGGCGGCCGAGATTGTGCCGCCGGAATCGGATCTGGCGACGGCTCGCCATTTGGGTCAGCGCGTGGCAGAGGTTGCCTTGCAGCTTGCGCGCGGGCGGACTTGAAGAGCGTCACGTTTTCAATGAAATGGTTATCACTCCAATTCGATCGAGGTTTGGGGCGTGGATTAATCGAGAATGGAAGCCTCCTTCGTGGGGGGGTATTCAATGACTGTAAATACGAAAACGATCGAGATTAGGGCCTCTCGGCCCGAAGACGGCGCGCGCGCAATTGAAATCTGGCGAGATGCGGTTGATGCGACGCATGATTTTTTGTCACCGGAGGATCGTCGCGCGATTGACGAGATGGTGTGCGGCTTTTTGCCTCAAGTGCCGCTATGGCTGGCGGTCGATACCAATGATTATCCGGTGGCCTTTATGTTCGTCGAAAACAGGCACATGCAGGCGCTATTCGTTGATCCGGCTTGTCGAGGTACTGGCATTGGCGCGGCGCTGGTTCGCCACGGCCTGACGCTTCACCCCAACATGACGACTGACGTTAATGAGCAGAACAGTCAAGCAGTGGGTTTCTACGAAAAAATGGGCTTCAAGCGCATTGGCCATTCACCTGTCGACGATCAAGGCAGGCCGTACCCGCTTGTTCATCTTGAATACCAAGGCTGAGCAAGATAGAAATGATTTCGATAAGGCAGGGGAAGCAATGATGAGGGTCGGCCTGGTGGGGTGGCGCGGTATGGTTGGCTCCATGCTGCTGAAGCGGATGCGCGAAGAGGGCGATTTTTCGAGAATATTGCCGACGTATTTCAGCACGTCTGCGGCAGGGCGCTCGTATCGTGACCCGCTTGGTGTTGAGCACCGTCTGCTCGACGCGAACTCAGTCGACAGACTTGGCGAGATGGATATCATCATTACCTGCCAGGGCGGCGACTATACGAAAGCTGCATATCCAGTGCTGCGCGCTTCAGGCTGGCGTGGCTTCTGGATCGATGCGGCGTCCGCGAAGCGGATGGATGACGATTCGATCATCGCGCTCGACCCGGTCAACCACGAACAGGTCGAGGCCGGCATCGCTGCAGGCGTGCGTAACTACATCGGCGGCAACTGCTCGATCACGCTCTCGCTCATCGGCCTGACCGGGCTGTTTCGCGCCGGGCTCGTCGAATGGATGAGCATGATGACCTACCAGGCGGCGTCGGGCGCCGGCGCACAGCATGTGAAGGAACTGCTCGGCCAGATGTCGGCCGTCGCCAAGCGTGTCAACAACGACAATCTTGCCGATTCCGACACGCCGGTGCTCGACTTGCTGGCGAAAGCACACGCAGCGCCACGCGCGAGTGATTACCCAATCGAAGCGTTCGGCGCGCCCCTCGCGGGCAGCATTATTCCGTGGATCGACAGCGACCTCGGCAACGGTATGAGCCGCGAGGAATGGAAGGGGGAAGTCGAGACTAACAAGATCCTTGGTCTGCCACCCGGAACGATTGGGGTTGACGGGCTCTGCGTTCGTGTCGCCGCGCTGCAGAGTCACTCGGCCGCGATCACGCTGAAGCTGAAGGAGAACGTCGAACTCCATCATCTCGAAAGGCTGATTCGCGAGGCGCACAAGTGGGTAGGTTTTGTGCCGAACACCCGACAGGAAACGATTCAACGGCTGTCGCCTGCCGCCGTCAGCGGATCGCTGAAGATCGGTGTGGGCAGACTGCGTCGCCTCAACGTCGAGCCGCGGATGTACAGCGTGTTGACCACGGGTGATCAATTGCTATGGGGAGCTGCTGAACCCCTGCGGCGCGTGCTGAACATGATCCTGAATGCACAGTAGATTCCCAGCGAGCAGGGCGTTTCAGCGATGGCGGAGCGACATGAGCCGCATCGCTCGATCCTTCGGCGGTGGCTTCGTCCTGATGCATGGAAAACCCGACTCGATATAGGTGGCGTCGACGCGCTTCCTGTCTAGAAAGCAGAGAGAAAAACCATGAGTGACATCATCATCGCAGGCTTATTTATCGGTCTGACTGCCACTGCGCTGTCGGATTTGTGGGCCGTGTTTCTCGAAAAGGTGTTCAAGGTACCGAATTACGGCTTCGATGCCGTGGGCCGCTGGATTGGGCACATGACTCGCGGACGATTCTTCCACAAGCCGATCTTCGCGTCGCCTCCGATTCCCGGCGAAAAAGCGATCGGCTGGATCGCACATTACGCATTAGGCGCTGCGTTTGGTTTCCTGCCAATTCTGCTCGGTGGCGGCACGGACTGGATTGCCGATCCGACGTGGGCAGTGGCAATCGCAGCAGGTCTTCTCACGCTCGCGGTACCGTTTTTCATCGTCGTTCCCGCATTCGGCATGGGAGTCCTGTGCTTGCGCACGCCGGATCCCTGGGCGGCATGTCGCCGGGGCGTAATCTCGCACCTGTACTACGGCATTGCGCTCTACATCGCCGCAATCGTCTTTGCGATGCTGATGCGCTGATGAAGGTCGATGGTGCGCTTCTGCATCAAGCGGTACTGGATCCGGAGTATGGATTTTTCCTTGCGCCCATGACCCGAGGCATGCGGCTCACGACAGCGGTGGAGCTCGGTGTGCGCGATGCGCCATGCACACTGGTTCAGCTCGCTGCGGTCGAGCCAGTGGCGCGCCGCATGCTCCCGCTTTAGGAGCCGGTCGGGCCGGAGTCATGGACGGGATGTCGCCGGTGTACGCCGAATATGATGCCGATTATTGGGCCTGCCCCGAAGCACAAAGGCATGTGGTTCGCATTCGGGCATGCACGCATATCACGGTTTGACGCTCGATTCCGTCACCGGCGGATTGATTGCTGAAATGATTCCTGGCGAAACCGCGCTCGTCGATCCAACACCATTTCGAGCGGATCGGCTTTGATGAATATGGACATCTGCTCGGAATGGAGATGTGGGAGTGGAAAAGGGGGATGCTTCGTGGTTAAAGTCGCTTGAAGAAATTCGGTGAGCTCATCGAACCTCTGGCTCTTCGTGATCCTTTTTTGATCTCGGCGATCATCCCGCGCCCGGATCAAGTGTCCCCAGCTGCGTTTTTTGTGTTTGTCCGAAATAGGTCGAAATGATGCAGAACGTTGTTAAAGTTGAAGTCGCTCATGAAGTGTTCCGTATCGGTCATACAAAAGACTACGAGGGAATGCTGGTCAAGAAATTCTTCGTGGTCGCCGAGTTGGAAAGCGGAGAGTTATACGTCCATTTGCCCGGTTTCCAAGGCTGGGAAATTGAGGCGCGTCCCGAAGAAGATGATGTAATTCTGTTCGATACTTCCGAACTCGCACAGGAACGTGCTGAGCGCGTTTGTCGGCACATGAAAGACAATTTGGCAACCGGAAAGCCGCTGAATATGGATGCGTGGCAATTTCTCCGTATGGTGCACGTCAGGAAACCCTAGACGCCGCTGCATGACATGCCGGACATGGAAACGAAGGTAGGGGAGATCAATCGGCGGCGTATACAGAGGTCCAGAGCTTCGTGGCTCTCAAATCAACCACGATCATGACGGTAGCGCGTGCGCTGAATGATCCGAGAGGTCCGGTGGCCTATTGAGAAGCTGATCCCACCGACACGTCCTAGTGCGTCTTGTCAGGTTGTTCGAAAGCCGTAGATCAAAACAAAGTTGTGACCGTTTGCGAAGCAAAGATGTGACTTCGCTGCCCGACGCTGGCAGCGCAGCCCCATTTCCAGCTGTCAACTGCGGAGGCGTGCAACTCGTTAGGTGAAGGACATCGAACATTGCGGGATATCTTGGTGCTGTGAATTCAGACGGTCAGTGCAACACCCTCTTGAAAGTCTGATGAGTAGAGGTGTGCAATGGTCCGTATTTACGGTGCCATGACCGCAGAGAGGAAGTCTCGGGTCTGGGATCTGTGGCGCAAGGGGACCCCGATGAGCTCCATTGCACGCGACGTTGCCAAGCCTCCCGCGACCGTTTTTTCATATCTTCTGTACCTCGGAGGCATCATGTCTCGGACTAGGACGCGCCGTGCCGAATGCCTATCCACAGAAGAGCGAGAGTCGATCTCTCGGGGACTGGCCGGTGGTGCGAGTTGTCGAGCTATTGGTCGCGAGTTGAGCCGGTCAGCATCGACGATCTCGAGAGAGGTGCGTCGCAACGGCGGGCCGGCGAAGTACCGGGCGTACGATGCTGAAAAGCAATTTTTGAAGCGTGGTCGGCGCCCGAAGCCTTACTTGCTATCCAGTGAGCCTGAGCTGCGCGATATCGTGACACGTTTGTTGGAAGCTGACTGTTCGCCCGAACAGATTTCAGGATGGCTGAAACGCCAATCTCCTGACGGAAAGACGATGTGAATTTCTCACGAAACAAGCTATCGATCCCTGTTTGTTCAAGCTCGCGGCGTCCTTCGAGAAGAAAAAAAAAGCACCAGCGAACCCAGCGAACGTTTCGCCATGCCAGACCCCATCAGGCAGCCAGGTCAGGTGGAATTCCCCACGGTATCTCAATTCGTTCTCGTCCTGCGCAGATCGAAGACCGCGCATTGCCAGGGCATTGGGAAGGCGATCTTATTGTGGGAGCAAATCAGAGCGCTATCGCCACGATCGTCGACAGAAGTACGCGGTTCACCGTGCTTTGCAAGATCAAGGACAAGCGGGCCGAAACCGTCACTCGAGCCCTTGTTGAGCAGATGCGCCAGCTTCCTGTTCAACCAAGGAGAAGCCTGATCTGGGACCGCGGGGTTGAGTTGTCTGCG
The Achromobacter sp. AONIH1 DNA segment above includes these coding regions:
- a CDS encoding acetyltransferase, with protein sequence MEASFVGGYSMTVNTKTIEIRASRPEDGARAIEIWRDAVDATHDFLSPEDRRAIDEMVCGFLPQVPLWLAVDTNDYPVAFMFVENRHMQALFVDPACRGTGIGAALVRHGLTLHPNMTTDVNEQNSQAVGFYEKMGFKRIGHSPVDDQGRPYPLVHLEYQG
- the asd gene encoding aspartate-semialdehyde dehydrogenase, whose amino-acid sequence is MRVGLVGWRGMVGSMLLKRMREEGDFSRILPTYFSTSAAGRSYRDPLGVEHRLLDANSVDRLGEMDIIITCQGGDYTKAAYPVLRASGWRGFWIDAASAKRMDDDSIIALDPVNHEQVEAGIAAGVRNYIGGNCSITLSLIGLTGLFRAGLVEWMSMMTYQAASGAGAQHVKELLGQMSAVAKRVNNDNLADSDTPVLDLLAKAHAAPRASDYPIEAFGAPLAGSIIPWIDSDLGNGMSREEWKGEVETNKILGLPPGTIGVDGLCVRVAALQSHSAAITLKLKENVELHHLERLIREAHKWVGFVPNTRQETIQRLSPAAVSGSLKIGVGRLRRLNVEPRMYSVLTTGDQLLWGAAEPLRRVLNMILNAQ
- a CDS encoding DUF2938 family protein; translated protein: MSDIIIAGLFIGLTATALSDLWAVFLEKVFKVPNYGFDAVGRWIGHMTRGRFFHKPIFASPPIPGEKAIGWIAHYALGAAFGFLPILLGGGTDWIADPTWAVAIAAGLLTLAVPFFIVVPAFGMGVLCLRTPDPWAACRRGVISHLYYGIALYIAAIVFAMLMR
- a CDS encoding transposase, giving the protein MSRTRTRRAECLSTEERESISRGLAGGASCRAIGRELSRSASTISREVRRNGGPAKYRAYDAEKQFLKRGRRPKPYLLSSEPELRDIVTRLLEADCSPEQISGWLKRQSPDGKTM
- a CDS encoding IS30 family transposase; this encodes MNFSRNKLSIPVCSSSRRPSRRKKKHQRTQRTFRHARPHQAARSGGIPHGISIRSRPAQIEDRALPGHWEGDLIVGANQSAIATIVDRSTRFTVLCKIKDKRAETVTRALVEQMRQLPVQPRRSLIWDRGVELSAHRHFSTATNMAVYFCDPCSPWQLGNNENTNDLLRQYLPKKQAWPTIRSASLMTLPPS